One Sulfolobus sp. S-194 DNA segment encodes these proteins:
- a CDS encoding serine/threonine protein kinase: MVKVRDFIYPRYDENIERELIEHGIKELHSFGSVNLGKVNVIGKGKTGIVVLVDDNKVIKIRRSDSPKETLEIEAKIQIKAFPVAPKVHNYGRNFIIMEYVNGRHLTRDEKIDVIVDLLRKAKELEYKKIEHKELARPYKNVIVKPDRVYIIDYDSASFKENPLNVTSILSWLNFPHLANMYKKHRDIEEIISLLYLSNKNQ; this comes from the coding sequence TTGGTTAAAGTAAGAGATTTTATCTATCCAAGATATGATGAAAATATTGAGAGAGAATTAATAGAACACGGTATAAAAGAACTTCACTCTTTTGGATCTGTAAATCTAGGTAAGGTAAATGTTATAGGGAAAGGAAAAACAGGAATAGTGGTTCTTGTTGATGATAATAAGGTAATAAAAATTAGAAGAAGTGATTCTCCTAAAGAAACGTTAGAAATAGAAGCTAAGATTCAGATAAAAGCATTCCCAGTTGCTCCGAAAGTGCACAATTACGGTAGAAATTTTATAATTATGGAATATGTTAATGGAAGACATTTAACTAGGGATGAAAAAATAGATGTTATAGTAGACTTACTTAGAAAAGCAAAAGAATTGGAATATAAAAAGATCGAACATAAGGAATTAGCCAGGCCTTACAAAAATGTGATAGTTAAACCTGATAGGGTCTATATAATAGATTATGACTCTGCAAGTTTCAAAGAAAATCCTCTCAATGTTACCTCAATATTAAGCTGGCTTAATTTTCCTCATCTAGCCAATATGTATAAAAAGCACCGCGATATCGAAGAAATCATTAGTTTACTCTATTTATCAAATAAAAATCAGTAA
- a CDS encoding putative integrase — MGNKVFTFGDIRIREVKGKYYVYLIEKDEDGQRKDRYVGPLDKVVKIALGMLGVSP; from the coding sequence ATGGGTAATAAAGTTTTCACATTTGGTGATATCAGAATTAGGGAAGTTAAGGGAAAGTATTATGTTTACTTAATAGAGAAGGATGAAGACGGTCAGAGAAAAGACCGTTACGTAGGACCTTTAGATAAGGTTGTAAAAATAGCATTGGGGATGTTAGGGGTGTCCCCCTAA
- the thpR gene encoding RNA 2',3'-cyclic phosphodiesterase, with product MRLFTAVDIPQFPKVLEFMEAVKRTGADVKLVEPYNIHITLVFIGEIQENKLDLVKEAVARIDFHSFKIKLKGAGAFPNLSRPRVVWIGIEGGLQQLRTIRGNLLKELLAIGIKPEDEKEFTPHLTIGRVKGPSNMMNLVNVINEYQNTEFGEIVVNKIILFKSTLTPKGPIYDPLLEVTSNDNRGGSSEENKT from the coding sequence AAGTTCTTGAATTTATGGAAGCTGTTAAAAGGACTGGTGCTGATGTAAAACTTGTTGAACCATACAACATACATATAACTCTTGTTTTTATTGGTGAAATCCAAGAAAATAAATTAGATTTAGTAAAAGAAGCTGTTGCTAGAATAGATTTTCATTCCTTCAAAATAAAGCTAAAAGGAGCTGGTGCATTTCCTAATTTATCTAGACCTAGAGTAGTTTGGATAGGGATTGAAGGAGGGCTACAACAATTAAGGACAATAAGAGGTAACTTATTGAAAGAGTTACTAGCCATAGGTATTAAACCAGAAGATGAAAAGGAGTTTACTCCTCACTTAACAATTGGTAGAGTTAAAGGTCCTTCAAATATGATGAATTTAGTTAACGTGATTAATGAGTATCAGAATACAGAGTTTGGAGAAATAGTCGTTAATAAGATAATTTTATTTAAGAGTACCTTAACACCTAAGGGACCAATATATGATCCATTATTAGAAGTGACCTCTAATGACAATAGAGGAGGAAGTTCTGAAGAGAATAAAACCTAG
- a CDS encoding tetratricopeptide repeat protein — translation MEKIIDPSLRIKELQLLINANKKNPWYHFELAQLLELTEPQKALEEYNLSIKLDPHVEDFHYKKALLLQRLGKLEEALKALEWAAVIDYQHALFYYYVIGSMLDREGRFEEAIKAYKKALIKDPNNEWLIEAIVLDLLELGRKEEALQFLEEAITRIRKEELVNFKREILRLK, via the coding sequence ATGGAAAAGATAATTGATCCTAGTTTAAGAATAAAAGAACTGCAACTGCTAATAAATGCTAATAAAAAAAATCCGTGGTATCATTTTGAGCTAGCCCAATTATTAGAACTTACAGAGCCTCAAAAAGCATTAGAAGAATACAATTTATCTATTAAATTAGACCCTCACGTAGAAGATTTCCATTACAAAAAAGCCTTGCTTTTACAAAGATTAGGTAAATTAGAGGAGGCATTAAAGGCTTTAGAATGGGCTGCGGTGATAGATTATCAACATGCTTTATTCTATTATTACGTTATAGGAAGTATGTTGGATAGAGAGGGCAGATTTGAAGAAGCTATAAAAGCTTATAAAAAAGCACTAATAAAAGATCCTAACAACGAATGGTTAATAGAAGCTATAGTCCTTGATTTATTAGAATTAGGCAGAAAAGAAGAGGCTTTACAATTTCTTGAAGAAGCTATAACCAGAATAAGAAAAGAAGAGTTAGTTAACTTTAAAAGAGAAATTCTAAGGCTAAAATGA
- a CDS encoding radical SAM protein, translated as MIIIPSSWCNFRCIYCYENDHFRIRNILTTPEIIKRIKLFLENNIKTVFSRKSISDGMEESLLLDFKTIKDIMDFANLMAKTYKIDIVGEIITNGYLLDITKFKILLEKM; from the coding sequence ATAATTATTATTCCGTCTAGTTGGTGTAACTTTAGGTGTATTTATTGTTATGAAAATGATCATTTTAGAATTAGAAATATACTAACTACACCAGAAATAATAAAAAGAATAAAATTATTCCTAGAAAATAATATTAAGACTGTTTTTTCAAGAAAGTCCATATCAGATGGTATGGAGGAGAGCCTTTTACTAGATTTTAAAACTATTAAAGATATTATGGATTTCGCCAATTTAATGGCAAAAACATATAAAATAGACATAGTTGGTGAGATTATAACTAATGGCTACCTCTTAGATATAACAAAATTCAAGATTCTGTTAGAAAAAATGTAA
- the cca gene encoding CCA tRNA nucleotidyltransferase, with protein MTIEEEVLKRIKPSKEDEEKLREKAQIILDRLKGYHAEIEGSFRKGTWLKGDTDIDIFIFFPKSVGKEYLKEKALKELIERFRDLNYKIAYAEHPYLIVNIDDVEIDIVPALDIESGEEAITAADRTPFHTKYVISHLDEKGRDEVRLLKKFLKGIGVYGAEIKVKGFSGYVTELLIIYYGSFKEALRNASKFRPPVRIELVKPKKEFDSPLIIPDPVDPKRNASSAVSLKSLATFALASKIYLEKPSMEFFFPSKPGRQTIKGDILLVKVKIEESTVEDIVWGQVWRNVEKLKTLISHEGYRVIDISAWGDAENITIGIQLESKSIGEYYLNVGPYFYLHNVKDFIEENENVWIGEDGRLYSIKRRKYTVEEIIKKNLSFKQKFSYELQWLNEEVDDPWINSFLRKTPSWLK; from the coding sequence ATGACAATAGAGGAGGAAGTTCTGAAGAGAATAAAACCTAGTAAAGAAGACGAAGAGAAGTTAAGGGAAAAAGCCCAGATTATATTAGATAGACTAAAGGGTTATCATGCTGAAATTGAAGGTTCATTCAGGAAAGGTACATGGCTAAAAGGAGATACTGATATAGATATTTTCATATTTTTCCCTAAAAGTGTTGGTAAAGAGTACCTTAAAGAGAAGGCTTTAAAAGAATTAATAGAAAGATTCCGTGATTTAAACTATAAAATTGCCTATGCTGAACATCCTTATTTGATAGTGAATATTGATGATGTCGAGATAGATATAGTTCCGGCTTTAGACATAGAATCTGGAGAAGAAGCGATTACTGCAGCAGATAGAACTCCTTTCCACACCAAGTATGTAATTTCTCATTTAGATGAAAAGGGGAGAGATGAAGTAAGACTATTAAAGAAATTTCTGAAAGGAATCGGAGTATATGGGGCAGAGATCAAGGTTAAAGGGTTTTCTGGTTATGTTACTGAGCTTTTAATAATCTATTATGGTTCATTTAAAGAAGCTCTTAGAAATGCGTCAAAGTTTCGTCCACCAGTTAGAATAGAATTAGTGAAACCAAAGAAGGAATTTGATTCCCCACTAATTATTCCTGATCCTGTAGATCCTAAAAGAAATGCATCATCAGCTGTATCATTAAAAAGCTTAGCAACTTTTGCCTTAGCTTCAAAAATTTATCTTGAGAAACCTTCTATGGAATTCTTTTTTCCCTCTAAACCAGGTAGGCAAACAATAAAAGGTGACATTCTTCTTGTGAAAGTGAAAATTGAGGAAAGTACTGTAGAAGATATAGTATGGGGTCAAGTCTGGAGAAATGTGGAAAAGTTAAAAACATTGATAAGTCATGAAGGCTATAGAGTTATTGATATTTCTGCTTGGGGGGATGCTGAGAATATAACTATTGGTATACAATTGGAAAGCAAGAGCATTGGTGAGTATTATCTAAATGTGGGCCCTTACTTTTATCTTCATAATGTAAAAGACTTCATAGAAGAAAACGAGAACGTATGGATTGGTGAAGATGGTAGGCTATATTCTATTAAGAGAAGAAAGTACACGGTGGAGGAAATAATAAAAAAGAATTTATCCTTTAAGCAAAAGTTTAGTTATGAATTACAATGGCTTAATGAGGAAGTAGATGACCCTTGGATAAACTCATTTCTGAGAAAAACACCAAGTTGGTTAAAGTAA